A stretch of Imperialibacter roseus DNA encodes these proteins:
- a CDS encoding sensor histidine kinase, which produces MKNYSTGESEARLSAIFDHAIDGIITIDEKGIVESMNPAAARLFGYEPVEVLGQNIKMLMPEPDRSRHDTYLENYRTTGVKKIIGIGREVSGKRKDGSKFPLYLSVTEIQFEGKTIFTGIIHDITELKLSREKLRRYAAELERSNRELQDFAYVSSHDLQEPLRKIQAFGDRLLHKEAPNLSEQGQDYLARMLNAAGRMQRLINDLLSFSRISSKTREFVQVDLNQVLAEVLTDLELLIEQTETRVEASDLPTIDGDYTQLAQVFQNLISNAIKFVKDGEKPRIKISARAVQEQAHLTATPGDETVEVTFQDNGTGFDQKYADRIFHIFQRLEGQKFEGSGIGLAICKRVANRHGGDIVAIGTPGVGATFILTLSKRQTRHEN; this is translated from the coding sequence ATGAAAAACTATTCCACCGGAGAATCAGAGGCCAGGCTTAGCGCCATTTTTGATCATGCCATTGATGGAATAATCACAATTGACGAAAAGGGAATTGTTGAGTCAATGAACCCAGCTGCGGCCCGGCTGTTTGGCTATGAACCAGTGGAAGTACTTGGTCAGAATATTAAAATGTTAATGCCTGAACCTGACAGAAGCCGACACGACACTTACCTGGAAAACTACCGGACGACGGGTGTAAAAAAAATAATTGGGATAGGTAGAGAGGTAAGCGGAAAGAGGAAAGATGGATCTAAATTTCCTCTTTACTTAAGTGTTACGGAAATTCAATTTGAAGGAAAAACGATTTTCACAGGTATCATTCACGATATCACGGAGCTGAAGCTATCAAGGGAAAAACTGCGGAGATATGCCGCCGAGCTTGAGAGAAGTAATAGGGAGCTACAAGATTTTGCTTATGTATCGTCGCACGATTTACAGGAGCCCTTAAGAAAAATACAGGCATTTGGAGACAGACTTCTTCATAAAGAAGCTCCGAACTTGTCGGAGCAAGGGCAAGACTATTTGGCTCGAATGCTGAACGCCGCCGGCCGAATGCAGCGGCTTATTAATGATCTATTGTCTTTCTCGAGAATTTCATCAAAGACCCGAGAATTTGTACAGGTTGATTTGAATCAGGTTTTGGCAGAAGTGCTCACCGACCTTGAGCTGCTTATAGAGCAAACAGAAACTAGAGTAGAGGCTTCCGACTTGCCCACTATAGACGGAGACTATACTCAATTGGCACAGGTTTTTCAAAACTTGATTTCAAACGCCATCAAGTTTGTGAAAGATGGTGAAAAGCCAAGAATAAAGATCTCGGCCAGGGCGGTTCAGGAGCAGGCTCACCTGACGGCTACTCCCGGCGACGAGACTGTTGAAGTCACCTTCCAGGACAACGGAACGGGCTTTGATCAAAAATATGCGGATCGAATTTTTCATATTTTTCAACGGCTGGAGGGTCAAAAATTCGAAGGCTCCGGAATAGGCTTGGCCATTTGCAAGCGAGTGGCTAACCGACATGGCGGAGATATCGTAGCAATAGGCACACCAGGAGTAGGTGCTACGTTTATTCTAACTCTATCAAAAAGGCAAACCAGACATGAGAACTAA
- a CDS encoding class I SAM-dependent methyltransferase: MYERIEECPICTNTDLRNSLICKDYLVSQQSFAISICSSCGLLITNPRPSKETISQFYDSSSYLSHNSDGSLMSRLYSLAQRYTLWYKFRLVKRLAKPGSRLMDYGCGVGQFMQYMQSNKYEVTGIEPSDVGLSKARSKEMLVYQTLSEAKESAAKFDVITLWHVLEHVHDLNTTIKQLKKLLNKDGHVVIAVPNTKSWDAQHYKENWAAYDVPRHLFHFDDENIKMLLKSNRLSFVQKAPLYLDSFYISLLSETHLNNGNKILKSIINGCKSNIYGSRTSQYSSMIYIFQKK, encoded by the coding sequence ATGTACGAACGAATAGAGGAGTGCCCCATTTGCACAAACACCGATCTAAGAAACAGCCTGATCTGCAAAGATTATCTTGTTTCTCAACAAAGCTTTGCCATTTCTATTTGCTCATCCTGTGGCCTGCTAATCACCAACCCAAGGCCCAGCAAAGAAACTATTTCCCAGTTCTATGACTCAAGCAGCTACCTGTCGCATAACAGCGACGGCAGCTTGATGAGCAGACTGTATTCGCTCGCCCAGCGCTATACACTGTGGTACAAGTTTCGGTTGGTCAAAAGACTAGCGAAACCAGGCAGCAGACTAATGGACTACGGCTGTGGTGTTGGGCAGTTTATGCAGTACATGCAATCGAACAAGTACGAGGTAACAGGCATTGAGCCCTCTGATGTTGGGTTATCGAAAGCAAGAAGTAAGGAGATGCTGGTTTACCAAACATTAAGTGAGGCTAAAGAGTCAGCCGCCAAATTTGACGTCATTACATTGTGGCACGTGCTTGAACATGTGCACGACCTCAACACCACAATAAAACAACTCAAGAAACTGTTGAATAAAGACGGCCATGTCGTAATCGCTGTTCCAAACACCAAGAGCTGGGATGCCCAACATTATAAAGAGAATTGGGCCGCATACGATGTGCCACGCCACCTTTTTCATTTCGACGATGAAAACATCAAAATGTTATTGAAATCAAACCGGCTTTCCTTCGTACAAAAAGCTCCGCTGTATCTTGATTCATTTTATATTAGTCTGTTATCAGAAACACATCTCAACAACGGCAACAAAATATTAAAATCCATTATAAATGGTTGTAAATCAAATATTTACGGTTCAAGAACCTCACAATACAGCAGTATGATATACATTTTCCAAAAGAAATGA
- a CDS encoding acetyl-CoA C-acyltransferase produces the protein MNAYIVAGYRTAVGKSKKGGFRFTRPDDLAADVIKHLVASVPGFDAKRVDDLIVGNAVPEAEQGMQMGRMISLLALPMEVPGLIVNRYCGSGLEAISIAAARIHAGTAECIIAGGTESMSMVPMMGYKTALNWKIAHENPDYYISMGLTAEEVSKDYNISREDADEFSYHSHQKAIKAIKDGKFKDEIVPINVHETYVDKDGKKKTRDFVVDTDEGPREDTSLEVLAKLKPVFRMGGKVTAGNSSQTSDGAAFVMVMSEKMVQQYNLKPIARMLAYTAAGVEPRIMGIGPVAAVPKALKQAGLKMADIDLIELNEAFAAQALAVAKNLDFDMSKLNVNGGAVALGHPLGCTGAKLSVQIFNELRRQKKKYGMVTACVGGGQGVAGIFELLN, from the coding sequence ATGAATGCATATATAGTGGCCGGCTACAGAACGGCAGTTGGAAAGTCGAAAAAAGGGGGCTTTCGCTTTACCCGCCCCGACGACCTGGCAGCAGATGTCATCAAACACCTGGTTGCTTCGGTTCCGGGCTTTGATGCCAAAAGGGTAGACGACCTTATCGTGGGAAACGCTGTGCCCGAAGCTGAACAAGGCATGCAAATGGGTAGAATGATTTCATTGCTGGCTTTGCCGATGGAAGTGCCCGGCTTGATAGTGAATCGGTATTGTGGCTCAGGCCTGGAGGCGATAAGCATTGCAGCGGCAAGAATTCACGCCGGAACTGCAGAGTGTATTATTGCAGGGGGTACCGAATCAATGTCGATGGTGCCTATGATGGGATATAAAACCGCACTCAACTGGAAAATAGCGCACGAAAACCCTGACTATTATATCAGCATGGGCTTAACGGCCGAGGAAGTATCAAAAGACTACAACATTAGCCGGGAAGACGCTGACGAATTTTCTTATCACTCTCATCAAAAAGCCATCAAGGCAATAAAGGACGGAAAATTCAAAGATGAGATTGTCCCGATCAATGTTCACGAAACGTATGTGGACAAGGACGGTAAGAAAAAGACGAGAGACTTTGTGGTAGATACCGACGAGGGCCCACGAGAAGATACGAGTCTCGAAGTGCTTGCAAAACTAAAGCCTGTTTTCAGAATGGGCGGAAAGGTAACTGCGGGTAACTCTTCACAAACTTCTGATGGCGCAGCTTTTGTGATGGTGATGTCAGAGAAAATGGTGCAGCAATATAACCTGAAGCCAATTGCCAGAATGCTGGCCTATACGGCAGCTGGCGTGGAACCAAGAATAATGGGGATAGGGCCGGTAGCCGCAGTGCCAAAGGCGTTGAAACAAGCCGGCCTGAAAATGGCAGACATTGACTTGATTGAATTGAATGAGGCTTTTGCAGCTCAGGCATTGGCTGTTGCCAAGAACCTGGATTTCGACATGTCGAAATTAAATGTGAATGGTGGTGCAGTAGCGCTTGGTCATCCGCTCGGTTGCACAGGAGCCAAACTGTCGGTTCAGATTTTCAATGAATTGAGAAGGCAGAAGAAAAAATATGGCATGGTCACCGCCTGTGTAGGCGGTGGACAGGGCGTAGCTGGTATTTTCGAGTTACTTAACTGA
- a CDS encoding Ig-like domain-containing domain, with amino-acid sequence MKNILLSAFLACYAFILYTSCASQQPVTGGAKDTIPPTLLESYPINKSLNFKDQKITLVFDEFIKEDQIKTKLIITPDDQNKFDVVIKKTSITLDFENPFADSTTYTLNFNSTISDITENNDAENIILAFSTTTYIDSLSIAGSIIDLLTHEPIKEATVALYQANDTTDIFNKRPLYFTKTAEDGTYSIENLKNGNYRLYAFQDKNKNNLCEPNDEPHGFIADTLALTYNIDSLTIPITRNDVRPLAQLTSRTSGIYFESRYNKPLKDFSVQILDSLKLPNWTIEANLTPDGRGIVFYPVSNPKKDSLQIAITSIDSTYNQTIDTTYLKFTSSKRSIPPFKFTTIPTKDEQILEKTTFTLSFTKPVAKNYIADSMRVSIDTLVQHPVKIDTIIWNNHKTKVTINTQIDKKIVANEKLRYQQLTDSLQSDTSSLDFKRYSRIKKLLDKVEDNYTRVKLPKGTFFSVDGDTSYTENIPLKFINSEERGIVRGTISTDYTNYTLQLVTNKYKVVSSQPGTSTFEFKNIPPGDYTFRILVDDNNDGVWSTGNSLKRIEPESVYIYPEFFNVRENWTLENVEINF; translated from the coding sequence ATGAAAAATATACTTCTTTCCGCCTTTCTTGCCTGCTATGCCTTTATCCTTTACACGTCCTGCGCAAGCCAACAGCCTGTAACGGGCGGAGCAAAGGATACAATTCCCCCCACGCTTCTTGAATCTTACCCGATCAACAAATCACTTAACTTCAAAGATCAAAAAATAACATTGGTGTTTGACGAATTCATTAAAGAAGACCAAATCAAGACCAAGCTGATAATTACGCCAGATGATCAGAACAAATTTGATGTCGTCATCAAAAAAACCAGCATCACCCTCGACTTCGAAAATCCATTTGCTGACAGCACCACCTATACCTTGAACTTCAATAGTACAATCTCCGACATCACGGAAAACAACGATGCTGAAAACATCATACTGGCATTTAGTACCACTACCTACATCGACTCTCTATCCATAGCAGGTAGCATTATCGACCTGCTCACCCACGAGCCAATCAAAGAAGCCACAGTAGCCCTCTACCAAGCCAACGACACGACTGATATATTTAACAAGCGCCCTCTCTATTTTACAAAAACTGCTGAAGATGGTACCTACTCAATAGAAAACCTTAAAAACGGGAACTACAGACTCTACGCCTTCCAGGACAAGAACAAAAACAATTTGTGCGAGCCCAACGACGAGCCCCATGGATTCATCGCCGACACTTTAGCACTTACATACAACATCGACTCTCTAACCATACCTATCACACGCAACGACGTACGCCCACTGGCACAACTAACCTCCCGCACGTCGGGCATATATTTCGAAAGCCGCTATAACAAACCCCTCAAAGATTTTAGCGTTCAAATCCTGGATTCTTTGAAGCTTCCCAATTGGACAATTGAAGCGAACCTAACACCAGATGGGAGAGGTATTGTTTTCTATCCTGTCTCAAATCCGAAAAAGGATAGCCTGCAAATCGCAATCACCTCCATAGACAGCACCTACAACCAAACCATTGATACCACTTACCTAAAATTCACATCAAGCAAGCGAAGCATTCCACCGTTTAAATTTACCACCATCCCTACCAAAGACGAGCAAATACTCGAGAAAACGACATTTACATTATCGTTTACAAAACCAGTAGCAAAAAACTACATCGCCGACTCCATGAGAGTTTCCATAGATACACTTGTTCAACATCCAGTCAAGATCGACACCATCATTTGGAACAACCACAAAACAAAAGTTACTATCAACACTCAAATCGACAAAAAGATAGTTGCCAATGAAAAACTCCGATACCAACAATTAACTGACTCTTTGCAATCAGACACATCTTCGCTCGACTTTAAACGATACAGTAGAATCAAAAAACTATTAGACAAAGTCGAAGACAACTATACCAGAGTCAAACTTCCAAAGGGAACCTTCTTTTCTGTAGACGGAGACACTTCCTACACTGAAAACATCCCACTAAAATTCATAAACAGCGAAGAGCGGGGGATAGTGAGAGGAACTATTTCAACAGACTACACAAACTATACACTTCAGCTAGTCACCAACAAGTACAAAGTAGTTTCCTCACAACCAGGAACGTCTACTTTCGAGTTCAAAAACATCCCACCCGGAGACTATACCTTCAGGATCCTAGTTGATGATAACAACGACGGCGTGTGGTCTACCGGAAACAGCCTGAAGCGAATAGAACCCGAAAGCGTGTACATATATCCCGAATTCTTTAACGTTAGAGAAAACTGGACACTTGAAAATGTTGAGATCAACTTTTAG
- a CDS encoding 3-hydroxyacyl-CoA dehydrogenase/enoyl-CoA hydratase family protein, translating to MNRVIKKVAVLGSGVMGSRIACHFANIGVQVLLLDIVPKELSDDEKKKGLTMEHPLVRNRIVNTALQTAIFSKPAPLFDAKKASLVKTGNFDDDMKSIAECDWVMEVVVENLDIKKKVYDQVEKFRKPGTLVTSNTSGIPIHLMAEGRSEDFRKHFAGTHFFNPPRYLRLLEIIPTPATDQKVVDFLMHYGDLYLGKETVLCKDTPAFIANRIGVYSLMSGMHVVEKMGLTVGEVDRMTGPIIGRAKSATFRTMDVVGLDTTVNVSRNLLQGLPKDESKDTFKLPKIVEELYNKKWWGDKTKQGFFKKTVNEKGEKEILELNLKTFEYGSRTKASFKSLEEVKDIESVKERLPKLINATDKAGEFYRATFYDVFRYCSMRIPEIADELYKIDQAVCAGFAWELGPFETWDLVGVKATAEKMKAAGMEVSPWVHEMLATGNTSFYKFEKGQKLYYDIPTKSYKPIPGKEGLIILDAFKENKVVWSNAGATLYDIGDGILDLEFHTKMNSLGQEVIEGINLAIAKAEENYRGLVIGNEGANFSAGANLAMLFMYASDQEFDEIDLMIRQFQTTMMKARFSSVPVISAPSGMALGGGCELSLHCDAIQAHAETYIGLVEFGVGLIPAGGGTKEMTLRASDSYAPGDPELNHLQEYFMTIATAKVATSAHEGKALGYIKPSDEITLNRARLLADAKRKAIELSEAGYTQPLERRDIKVHGQSSLALFEAGITGMLYGKYISEHDALIARKLGYIMSGGDLSSPTEVSEQYLLDLEREAFLSLTGEPKTVERIHSILFKGKPLRN from the coding sequence ATGAACAGAGTTATTAAAAAGGTGGCAGTTCTTGGCTCCGGTGTAATGGGCTCAAGAATAGCATGTCACTTTGCGAACATTGGTGTTCAGGTTTTGCTTTTAGACATTGTTCCGAAAGAGCTTTCGGACGATGAGAAAAAGAAAGGCTTAACAATGGAGCACCCACTTGTTCGTAACCGAATTGTAAACACCGCCCTTCAAACAGCAATTTTTTCAAAGCCAGCTCCGCTTTTTGACGCCAAAAAGGCAAGCCTGGTAAAGACAGGCAATTTTGATGACGACATGAAATCCATTGCGGAGTGTGATTGGGTGATGGAGGTTGTGGTTGAAAACCTGGATATCAAGAAAAAGGTCTATGATCAGGTAGAGAAATTCCGCAAACCAGGCACCTTGGTTACTTCCAACACGTCGGGTATTCCAATCCACCTAATGGCTGAAGGAAGAAGCGAGGATTTCAGGAAGCATTTTGCCGGAACACACTTTTTCAATCCGCCTCGTTATTTGAGATTGCTGGAAATCATTCCTACTCCGGCTACAGACCAAAAGGTGGTGGACTTCCTTATGCACTATGGCGATTTGTACCTCGGTAAAGAAACTGTGCTATGTAAGGACACGCCTGCGTTCATTGCCAACCGGATAGGGGTCTACTCTTTGATGTCGGGCATGCATGTGGTGGAAAAAATGGGACTGACTGTCGGTGAGGTTGATAGAATGACCGGACCGATTATCGGCCGGGCAAAATCGGCCACCTTCCGAACCATGGATGTGGTAGGGCTCGACACCACAGTTAATGTATCAAGAAATTTGTTGCAGGGCTTGCCAAAAGACGAGTCGAAGGACACATTCAAACTACCGAAAATTGTAGAGGAGCTTTACAATAAAAAATGGTGGGGCGACAAAACAAAACAAGGCTTCTTCAAAAAGACAGTAAACGAAAAAGGCGAGAAGGAAATTCTCGAGTTGAACCTGAAGACATTTGAATATGGGTCAAGAACCAAGGCTTCCTTTAAATCGCTTGAAGAAGTAAAAGATATTGAAAGTGTAAAAGAGCGCCTGCCAAAACTGATCAATGCAACGGACAAAGCTGGTGAGTTTTATCGGGCGACATTCTACGATGTGTTCAGGTATTGCTCAATGAGAATTCCGGAAATTGCCGATGAGCTTTATAAAATCGATCAGGCTGTCTGCGCTGGTTTTGCCTGGGAGCTTGGTCCTTTTGAGACGTGGGATTTGGTAGGGGTAAAAGCGACTGCCGAAAAGATGAAGGCAGCAGGAATGGAAGTGTCGCCATGGGTACATGAAATGCTAGCTACAGGCAATACATCCTTCTACAAATTCGAAAAAGGTCAGAAGCTTTACTACGACATCCCTACAAAGTCGTACAAACCAATTCCCGGAAAAGAAGGGCTTATTATCCTTGATGCTTTTAAAGAAAACAAAGTGGTTTGGTCAAATGCTGGCGCAACACTTTATGACATCGGTGATGGTATTCTGGATCTTGAGTTCCATACAAAAATGAATTCTCTCGGTCAGGAAGTAATTGAGGGAATCAATCTCGCTATTGCAAAAGCGGAGGAGAACTATCGAGGCTTGGTTATAGGTAATGAGGGTGCCAACTTTTCAGCGGGTGCTAACCTGGCTATGCTATTCATGTATGCTTCCGATCAGGAGTTTGACGAAATCGATTTGATGATTCGCCAGTTCCAAACTACGATGATGAAAGCTCGCTTTTCATCTGTGCCAGTAATTTCAGCCCCTTCGGGCATGGCGCTGGGTGGAGGCTGCGAGCTTTCACTTCATTGTGACGCTATTCAGGCACACGCCGAAACGTATATAGGCCTTGTGGAATTTGGCGTAGGTTTGATTCCTGCGGGCGGCGGCACAAAAGAAATGACACTGAGGGCCAGTGACTCTTATGCTCCCGGTGATCCGGAGCTCAATCATTTGCAGGAATATTTTATGACGATCGCTACAGCCAAAGTGGCCACCTCGGCACACGAAGGCAAGGCATTGGGTTATATCAAACCGTCTGACGAAATCACGCTGAACAGAGCTCGCCTTTTGGCTGACGCAAAAAGGAAAGCCATCGAACTATCGGAAGCTGGCTATACTCAGCCTTTGGAACGAAGGGACATCAAAGTACATGGTCAATCGTCACTGGCTTTGTTCGAAGCTGGCATAACTGGTATGCTGTATGGAAAATATATTTCGGAGCACGATGCCCTGATTGCAAGAAAGCTTGGCTACATCATGAGTGGGGGTGATCTTTCATCGCCGACGGAAGTGTCGGAGCAATACCTGCTTGATTTGGAAAGGGAGGCATTCCTCAGCCTGACGGGTGAGCCAAAAACTGTGGAAAGAATTCACAGCATTTTGTTCAAAGGCAAGCCGTTGAGGAACTAA
- a CDS encoding MarR family winged helix-turn-helix transcriptional regulator → MKREETIDYNIKVAWHSIARMYNQAGQNDGITTSIGFVLLNIESEEGTPATKIAPLMGLEARSLTRMLKNMEERKLIYKMPDPNDGRSVRIFLTEKGKYQKTLSKRVVIAFNEMVIDQVEPEKLKVFFDVITQINQLIEDKQLIHTYINEEKIYEQSY, encoded by the coding sequence ATGAAGAGAGAAGAAACTATTGACTATAATATTAAAGTGGCCTGGCATAGCATTGCCAGGATGTACAACCAGGCCGGCCAAAATGATGGTATTACAACATCGATTGGATTTGTGTTGCTCAATATAGAAAGCGAAGAGGGCACCCCCGCCACCAAAATAGCTCCTTTGATGGGGTTGGAAGCAAGAAGCCTGACGAGAATGCTCAAAAATATGGAAGAGCGGAAGCTCATCTACAAAATGCCTGACCCGAATGATGGCAGGTCAGTCCGGATATTTTTAACTGAAAAGGGAAAGTATCAGAAGACGCTCTCAAAACGGGTAGTTATCGCATTCAACGAAATGGTGATCGACCAGGTTGAGCCTGAAAAGCTCAAAGTATTCTTTGACGTCATCACACAAATCAATCAACTCATAGAGGATAAACAACTGATCCATACTTACATTAACGAAGAGAAAATTTATGAACAGAGTTATTAA
- a CDS encoding tetratricopeptide repeat protein: protein MSKRLIIVAILILVAPVLLRGQDNAKIDLANEYLGQGDVDKALDLYKDLVKDSRNIPFVHNNYLALLINLENYKEAEDYVEKQIKRDDGNLIYKIDLGMVYQAAGKADKANSQFESVIAGIKGDNYKLRITAQTFISKQLREYALKTYLAGRQSSGNQYAYAIELANIYRLLNNREQMMEEYLNFAIQNPNNINYVRNILQNLLTEPEDLEALETILIQKVQKSPNDIIYGELLIWAELQQKNFFGAFTQARAIDRRERGEGSRVLEIGIIAIDNGAFEDAEDIFSWIIQTYPSSSNYVLARRMLIKAREGKVKNTYPVDTTAIRTLIADYDNLIKDSGLNSNTLEALRSKALLYAFYLDEKDQAISTLKDIINFPRAQPQLVSSCKLDLGDIYLLIGEPWESTLLYSQVEKDSKESLIGYEAKLKNAKLNYYNGDFELAKAHLDILKLATSREISNDAMALSLLIQDNTLMDTTELAMKKFAAVDLLLFQNKKLEALQGFDSLLSQFPNHRITDEVWYKMAQINQELGHAEVAIALLDKILTSYPTDILGDDALFLKGKIIDKQLGNKQLAMEAFQALLTTYPGSIYTAEARKRFRELRGDLNQ, encoded by the coding sequence ATGAGTAAACGACTGATAATAGTAGCAATTCTCATCCTGGTTGCGCCAGTTCTATTGCGTGGGCAGGACAACGCTAAAATTGACCTGGCGAACGAATATTTGGGGCAGGGCGATGTTGACAAGGCGCTCGATCTTTATAAAGACCTGGTAAAGGATTCCAGAAACATCCCCTTTGTTCACAATAATTATCTGGCGCTTCTCATCAACCTGGAGAACTACAAGGAAGCAGAGGATTACGTAGAGAAACAAATTAAGCGAGACGATGGCAATTTAATTTATAAGATAGACCTGGGCATGGTGTATCAGGCGGCAGGAAAAGCCGATAAGGCCAATAGCCAATTTGAGTCGGTAATAGCAGGCATAAAGGGAGACAACTACAAGCTCCGAATAACTGCGCAAACTTTTATCTCCAAGCAGCTCAGAGAATATGCCCTTAAAACTTATCTGGCAGGAAGACAATCATCCGGTAACCAGTATGCATACGCTATCGAGTTGGCGAATATCTACCGTCTTCTCAATAATAGGGAGCAAATGATGGAGGAGTATCTCAACTTCGCCATTCAAAATCCCAATAATATTAACTACGTCAGGAATATTCTGCAGAACCTGCTCACGGAGCCCGAAGACTTAGAGGCTCTTGAAACGATCCTTATCCAAAAGGTGCAGAAAAGTCCCAATGATATTATCTATGGCGAATTACTTATTTGGGCAGAACTTCAGCAGAAAAATTTTTTTGGTGCATTTACGCAAGCCAGAGCCATTGACCGCCGGGAGAGAGGTGAGGGCTCGAGGGTACTGGAAATTGGTATCATAGCAATTGACAATGGAGCGTTCGAAGATGCCGAAGATATTTTTTCATGGATTATTCAAACATATCCATCGTCTTCCAATTATGTGTTAGCAAGAAGGATGCTGATAAAGGCCAGGGAAGGAAAAGTTAAAAACACTTATCCGGTTGACACCACCGCCATCAGAACTTTGATCGCCGATTACGATAATCTTATCAAAGATTCGGGTTTGAACAGCAACACCCTGGAAGCGCTCCGAAGCAAGGCTTTGTTATATGCTTTTTATCTTGATGAAAAGGATCAGGCAATTTCTACGCTAAAAGACATTATCAATTTTCCGAGGGCTCAGCCGCAATTGGTTTCCAGCTGCAAACTAGATCTTGGAGACATCTATCTGCTGATAGGAGAACCCTGGGAATCGACATTACTTTATTCGCAGGTGGAAAAAGACAGCAAGGAAAGCCTGATTGGCTATGAGGCAAAACTCAAGAATGCAAAGCTCAATTATTACAATGGCGACTTTGAACTTGCCAAAGCCCATCTCGATATTTTGAAATTGGCCACCTCACGGGAAATATCTAATGATGCAATGGCACTTAGTCTGCTGATTCAGGACAATACACTGATGGACACCACCGAGCTGGCGATGAAGAAATTCGCTGCAGTTGATTTGCTGCTTTTCCAAAACAAGAAACTTGAGGCTCTTCAAGGTTTTGACTCGTTGCTTAGCCAATTTCCCAACCACAGAATTACCGATGAGGTTTGGTACAAAATGGCACAAATTAACCAGGAGTTGGGCCATGCGGAAGTAGCGATTGCCCTCCTTGACAAGATACTCACCAGCTACCCTACGGATATACTTGGCGATGATGCCTTGTTTCTAAAAGGTAAAATTATCGACAAGCAGTTGGGGAATAAGCAACTCGCCATGGAAGCTTTTCAAGCACTTCTTACAACCTACCCCGGAAGTATCTACACCGCCGAGGCTCGCAAAAGATTCCGGGAGCTCCGGGGCGACCTCAATCAATAA